The region GCAGCGACGACCGCTACTACAAGCGCTGGCGCTTCTATCGGGATATCCACGGTGAAGTGGATTTGATCAATTATATGCGCCAGGTGTCGAACGGCTGGGATCCGATCGTTGATCATGGAGGCCCCGGCGGCACGCCCGTGGATCCGGATTTCTGGGGCGACAAGCTTTACAACCACGGCTTCTCCTCCGATACACTGCTCCTGGTCTGGGACTGCTGGCAGGACCCCGACGGATCCTACAACCCCGACGTTGACCCGCCGGAGGGCGAACTGCCGCCCGTCCCCTCGATCCCCGATTTCTGGGAGAACGGCTGGGACGTGTGCTGGCAACAGGACGGCAACGACTGGACCTGCAAGCTCACCCCCGACATGGGTAACGAGGATTTCGATCTCGCGCCCCAGTTGGACCTCTGGTGGTGGAAGTCCGCCCAGACCAACAACTGGTGGCCCACCGAGGTGCAGGAGTACGGCTACGCCGACGACTACTGGCAGACCTCCGACTCCCTGTACAACGACCACGGCCCCATCATTGACGCCGGCTTCCCCTGCTACCGGTACAACTGGAACGTTTTTCACATGGCCCCGAGGTTGTACTACGAGCGCCCGCTCTTCAAGCACCAGGAACAGCCCAAGTACATGTACTACCCCGAGAATCCCGAGTGGATTTACATGGGCTACATCCACTGGGGTGCCCAGCAGCCCGATAAGTTCGGTTGGTTATGGACCGAAGATCCCGATATGTTCTGGCATCAGGGCGACGAGATTCCGGCGTTCGCCTCCCTCGCCAGTACCCTGGGCTCCACCGGCGACGTATTGGCCAAGGGGAACCTGGACGAGAACACCTGCGTCTGGTCGGTCGAGCTCAAGCGCCTGTTCGACCCCGGCAACGACGACGACGCCAACCTGGCCCAGTTCGACTATCTGAAGTAAGACGGACAGAGTTGAAACGACCGGCGCCCGCGGGCGCCGGTTTTTTATCGGGGACGCCCGAGCCAAGGCCGTCAGATCGGAAAATACGGGCCTACCTGGGAAAAACGGCCCACTCCGGGTAGAATATATTCAGTAGCAGCAACGGAAGGTCGAAGATGACGCCCCCGTTCAGTCTGAAGCGGATTCCACTGTTCAGCGAGCTGTCGGAGTCTGAATTGGAGCGGATTTACCCGCTCCTCAAACGCCGCCGATACCCCAAAGGCCACGCCGTCATCAAGGAGGGCGAACGGGGCGACGTCATCTACCTCATCGAGAGCGGGCAGGTCAAGGTCACCCGCCAGAGCCTGGACGGGAGGGAGAAAATCCTCGACATCCTCTCCGACGGGTCCTTCTTCGGCGAGCTCAGTGTCCTGGACGAGATGCCGCGCAGCGCCACCGTGGAGACGATGGGCGAGGTCTCCATCCTCACCCTGCACAAGAACGACTTCCTGCGGCTGTTGGAGGAGATACCGCCGATAGCGGTCAAGATAATCCGCGTCCTCTCCCGGCGCCTGCGGGCGGCCGATTCACAGATCGAAGACCTCACGTTCAAATCCAGCCGGGAGAAAATCGAGTCCATGTTCATCAAATTGCGCGACGCCCACGGGGTTGCCGACCACCGCGGCGTCCGTCTCGCCGTGTCCCTCACCCACCAGGAACTGGCGGATATGGCCGGGTGCAGCCGGGAGACCGTCTGTCGGTACGTCAAGGAGCTCAAGGACAAGGGCTGCATCACCGTGGACGACGCCAAGCGCTACATTTTCCTGAAATCTGCGACGGCGAAGCCGTAAATCTGCGACGGCGAAGCCGTGACCCGTGAGCACAAGGTCGGTTTCCGATGCCCTCACCGACGGATCGGGTGATACTCGAGAGGCTCGAGGCGGCCGATCACGACCGCCTCGTTTCCCTGTGGACCGCGGCCGGTCTCGAGCACAAGCCCCGCGGACGTGACTCTCGCCCCGCCTTCGAGCGGCAGCTGGGGCTGGGCATGGTCGCCTACTTCGGTCTGTTCCGGGACGGGGAGCTCCTGGGGAGCGTTCTGGCCAGTCACGACGGGCGGAAGGGCTGGATCAACCGGCTGGCCGTGGCCCCGGCCCACAGGCGAAAGGGGCTGGCGCGCAGGCTCATCGTCGCGGCCGAGGAGTGGCTCGCCTCGCAGGGGTTGGAAATTTACGCCTGCCTCGTCGAGGGGTGGAACAGGGGATCCCGGGACGCCTTCGCCGCTTGCGGCTATGAGCCGTACCCCGGGGTGGTCTACCTGACGAAGCGGAGGCACCCGGAGGTCTGATGAAAAAAAGCGGGTCCCGGCCCGCTTTCGTTATCCCGCTCGTGGGTGGGGGTCATCGCTTGACCGCCAGGAGGTAGAACACGGGGAGGAACTCGACGTAGGAGCCGTGCCTGGCCGCCCGGCGGGCGTTCGTCCACCAGACGCCGCCCGAACGGGGGTGAATCTCCCGGCGGAATCCGAACACCCGGTCCAGCTCCTCCAGGTCTTCCCGGCCGTACCGCCAGGGCCGGGAGGCGAGGCCGTACTCGAGAATTTTCAGCCCTGCGGAGTCCACCAGGACGGGTAGCCGCCTCCCGATGTAGGGGTCGCCGCCGGCGCGCTGGATGCCCCGGGCCAACTTCTCGGCCATGGGCGTCCGACCGTCGGGTTCCGGATGGATGAGCATCCCGGCGTAATCCGGCTCGGCGGCCAGAATCAGATGCCCCCCCCTTTTCAGGACCCGCTCGGCCTCGGCGAGCGCCTCGGCGGGCCTGACCCACATGAGGCCGAGGTGGAAGATGACCGCCGCGGCGCACCCGTCGGCGAAGGGCAGCGCTTCAGCCAAACCCGCCACCCGGGAAATTTCGGGGTCGGCCTCGCGCAGAATCAGCGGGTCAACATCCAGCCCGACGGCCTTCAGCCCCGGTCGGGTGGACTTGAGCTCCGAGAGAACCAGGCCGGTGCCGCAGGCGACCTCGACGGCCAGCCCCTCGCGCAACGCGGCGCGGCGGGCCAGGTAGCGCCTCGTCCTTTTGGTCTGGTCCGCCTGCCAGGCGAGGAAGTCCAGCCAGAACCGGGGGGGCTGTTCGGGTCGGGTCATGGCGGTTGACCGGTAAGCTCCGGGCCGTGCGGTTTTGCACAAACAAGGGCATTTTAGTATAATCCGTCCCGTAAAGAAACCGGCTCCGGCCGGTGATTTTCGCTTTAAAAACGGAGGCCGATCACCCGATGCGCATCGTCGTCGCCGTGGGGGGGAATTCGCTCATCCGCGCCGGGCAGCGCGGCACGATGGCCGAGCAGTGGAAGAACGTGTTGTCCACCGCGGTGGCCATCTCCGACCTGGTCCGGGCCGGCCACCGGATTTTAGTCACCCACGGGAACGGACCCCAGGTCGGCAACCTGCTCCTGATGGCCGAGAACACGAAAGACGTCCTGCCCGAGCTGCGCCTGGACTACTGGGGGGCCAACACCCAGGGCGGCATAGGCTACCT is a window of bacterium DNA encoding:
- a CDS encoding methyltransferase domain-containing protein; this encodes MTRPEQPPRFWLDFLAWQADQTKRTRRYLARRAALREGLAVEVACGTGLVLSELKSTRPGLKAVGLDVDPLILREADPEISRVAGLAEALPFADGCAAAVIFHLGLMWVRPAEALAEAERVLKRGGHLILAAEPDYAGMLIHPEPDGRTPMAEKLARGIQRAGGDPYIGRRLPVLVDSAGLKILEYGLASRPWRYGREDLEELDRVFGFRREIHPRSGGVWWTNARRAARHGSYVEFLPVFYLLAVKR
- a CDS encoding GNAT family N-acetyltransferase; the encoded protein is MPSPTDRVILERLEAADHDRLVSLWTAAGLEHKPRGRDSRPAFERQLGLGMVAYFGLFRDGELLGSVLASHDGRKGWINRLAVAPAHRRKGLARRLIVAAEEWLASQGLEIYACLVEGWNRGSRDAFAACGYEPYPGVVYLTKRRHPEV
- a CDS encoding Crp/Fnr family transcriptional regulator encodes the protein MTPPFSLKRIPLFSELSESELERIYPLLKRRRYPKGHAVIKEGERGDVIYLIESGQVKVTRQSLDGREKILDILSDGSFFGELSVLDEMPRSATVETMGEVSILTLHKNDFLRLLEEIPPIAVKIIRVLSRRLRAADSQIEDLTFKSSREKIESMFIKLRDAHGVADHRGVRLAVSLTHQELADMAGCSRETVCRYVKELKDKGCITVDDAKRYIFLKSATAKP